A section of the Leminorella richardii genome encodes:
- the rpoS gene encoding RNA polymerase sigma factor RpoS, translating into MSSNTLKVNEWAESADFDDSEPAEFDEKTSIDVVEDDNSADDILLSQDVTQHVLDATQLYLGEIGFSPLLTAQEEVYFARRALRGDAAARSRMIESNLRLVVKIARRYNNRGLALLDLIEEGNLGLIRAVEKFDPERGFRFSTYATWWIRQTIERAIMNQTRTIRLPIHIVKELNVYLRTARELSQKLDHEPRAEDIANKLEKSVGDVSRMLRLNERVTSVDSPLNGESDSALLDILPDEYNNDPEYTTQDNDIKQSIVKWLFELNPKQREVLARRFGLLGYEAATLEDVGAEIGLTRERVRQIQVEGLSQLREILVKQGLSIEALFQE; encoded by the coding sequence ATGAGTTCCAATACGCTGAAAGTCAACGAATGGGCTGAAAGTGCCGATTTCGATGATAGTGAACCCGCAGAGTTTGATGAAAAAACGTCGATTGATGTCGTTGAAGACGACAACTCTGCGGACGATATACTGCTTTCACAAGATGTGACTCAACATGTGCTGGATGCGACACAGCTGTATCTCGGAGAAATTGGTTTTTCACCCCTTTTAACCGCGCAGGAAGAAGTTTACTTCGCCCGCCGTGCGCTACGCGGTGACGCCGCCGCGCGCAGTCGGATGATTGAAAGCAACCTGCGTTTGGTCGTCAAAATTGCTCGCCGCTACAACAATCGCGGTTTAGCGCTTCTGGATTTAATCGAAGAAGGTAACCTTGGGCTGATTCGCGCCGTAGAGAAATTCGACCCTGAACGGGGTTTTCGTTTCTCCACCTATGCGACCTGGTGGATACGCCAAACCATTGAGCGGGCCATCATGAACCAGACCAGAACGATTCGCCTGCCGATCCATATTGTTAAAGAGCTTAATGTCTATTTACGCACTGCCCGTGAGCTTTCTCAAAAGCTGGATCACGAGCCGCGAGCGGAAGACATTGCTAACAAGCTGGAAAAATCCGTGGGTGACGTTAGCCGCATGCTGCGCCTTAACGAGCGCGTGACCTCGGTAGACTCACCGCTGAATGGTGAGTCAGACAGCGCGCTGTTGGATATTCTGCCTGATGAATACAATAACGATCCTGAATACACCACGCAGGATAACGATATTAAGCAGAGCATTGTGAAATGGCTGTTTGAGCTTAATCCAAAACAGCGTGAAGTGCTGGCTCGTCGCTTTGGCCTGCTGGGCTATGAGGCGGCTACCCTTGAAGACGTCGGTGCGGAGATTGGCTTAACCCGTGAACGCGTTCGTCAGATTCAGGTTGAGGGCTTAAGCCAGCTGCGTGAGATTCTGGTTAAACAAGGGCTGAGCATTGAGGCGCTGTTCCAGGAATAA
- a CDS encoding TonB-dependent siderophore receptor codes for MITIIIFNTHWKNKFMNNHVVMPNGLTYKPLAYAVLLSLAAVSPAIAQDAQQNTEAGETLVVTASNTAMKIDTPAAETPRSVSEVTLEDLKDRGVRKIDEAMRYSAGIQTGHYGADNRTDWLIIRGFEWSPYQNGLQTITNEAGFYSWHQETYGIERLDALKGPASMLYGQNPPGGLVNVITKHPTRLKQGEIDVSYGSNDYRHFGLDTSGPLNDEGNVLYRFVGFAKKDNGPVDGASSERYYFAPSMTVDFNDKTSLTLLTSYMKDNTNPTSGFKLPYGTLKSTPFGKVDKDTSFGEPGYSKGDSEQFNISYELSHMFNDTWTFKQNASYSYLNLLLRNVYGSKMLDDKNVQRGLTYRDGSAQNYAIDNRLVGNWVIDRFENTLLLGTDYSTVNSRGKDGNVYNFGSPLNIFSPVYGNYTPVRDDQLFSHHTKRFQTGVYVQNQLKFDDKWILLLGGRYDKARSSDIISNAGASSGAANGRIDMDDHKFSKSAGLMYLAENGLNPYISYSESFQPLSGRDGYGSPYKPQTGQQTEIGIKYVPQGFNGYFNAAMFEMYQKNMLTTSNDPRINYAQVQTGMARSRGLELEGVGHVTDALQLHANYTLNRVETIRSGDSDEIGNRIPLTPLHMASLWANYSFSGPLEGLTVGSGVRYIGSTYGDKTNSKDLKVPAYTLWDAMVRYDISKEWQVQVNASNLTDTNYVSGCNYWCYYGEGRTVTAKINYHW; via the coding sequence ATGATAACTATTATCATTTTTAACACTCATTGGAAAAACAAGTTTATGAACAATCACGTTGTCATGCCGAACGGTTTGACCTATAAGCCACTGGCTTATGCAGTCCTACTGAGTTTGGCAGCGGTCTCACCGGCTATAGCACAAGACGCTCAACAAAATACTGAAGCAGGTGAAACCCTTGTTGTTACCGCGAGCAATACTGCGATGAAAATTGACACCCCAGCGGCGGAAACGCCCCGCTCGGTCTCAGAAGTCACGCTGGAAGATCTTAAAGATCGCGGCGTCAGAAAGATTGACGAAGCGATGCGCTACAGCGCCGGTATTCAGACTGGCCATTACGGAGCAGACAACAGAACTGACTGGCTCATCATTCGCGGCTTCGAATGGTCTCCTTACCAAAACGGCCTACAAACGATTACTAATGAAGCGGGCTTTTATTCCTGGCATCAGGAAACCTACGGTATCGAACGCCTTGACGCCCTTAAGGGCCCCGCCTCCATGCTGTACGGGCAAAATCCTCCCGGCGGCCTGGTTAACGTTATTACCAAGCACCCTACTCGCTTAAAGCAGGGTGAAATTGACGTCTCTTACGGCTCTAATGACTATCGTCATTTTGGTCTGGACACTTCCGGCCCGCTCAATGATGAAGGCAACGTACTGTACCGCTTTGTAGGCTTCGCCAAAAAGGACAACGGCCCGGTAGACGGCGCATCCAGCGAGCGCTACTACTTTGCCCCCAGTATGACTGTCGATTTCAACGACAAAACCAGTTTGACCCTGCTCACCAGCTACATGAAAGACAACACCAACCCAACCAGTGGCTTTAAACTGCCCTACGGCACGCTGAAAAGTACGCCATTCGGTAAGGTGGATAAAGACACCAGCTTCGGCGAGCCGGGCTATAGCAAGGGTGATTCAGAGCAGTTCAACATCAGCTATGAGCTGAGCCACATGTTTAACGACACCTGGACGTTTAAGCAAAACGCCTCCTACAGCTATCTTAACCTGCTGCTGCGCAACGTATACGGCTCAAAAATGCTTGATGACAAAAACGTTCAGCGCGGTCTGACCTATCGTGACGGCAGCGCCCAGAACTACGCTATCGACAACCGCCTGGTCGGCAACTGGGTTATCGATCGTTTTGAAAACACGCTGCTGTTGGGTACTGACTACTCAACCGTTAACTCACGCGGTAAAGACGGCAACGTCTATAACTTCGGTTCCCCACTGAATATTTTCAGCCCGGTCTATGGCAACTACACGCCCGTCAGGGACGATCAGCTATTTAGCCACCATACCAAGCGTTTCCAAACCGGTGTATACGTTCAAAACCAGCTGAAGTTCGACGACAAGTGGATTCTGCTGCTCGGCGGCCGGTACGACAAGGCTCGCTCTAGCGACATTATCTCTAATGCAGGAGCCAGCAGTGGCGCGGCTAACGGTCGTATCGATATGGACGACCACAAGTTCAGCAAAAGCGCTGGCTTGATGTATCTGGCCGAAAACGGCCTTAACCCGTATATCAGCTATTCTGAATCCTTCCAGCCGCTGTCCGGCCGCGATGGCTACGGCAGTCCTTATAAGCCGCAGACCGGGCAACAGACAGAAATCGGCATTAAATATGTCCCTCAAGGCTTCAACGGCTACTTCAACGCAGCCATGTTCGAAATGTACCAAAAGAACATGCTGACGACGTCCAACGATCCGAGAATCAACTATGCGCAGGTGCAAACCGGTATGGCTCGCTCGCGAGGCCTAGAGCTTGAGGGTGTCGGTCACGTAACGGATGCGCTGCAGCTTCACGCTAACTATACGTTAAACCGTGTAGAAACCATTCGTTCAGGTGACAGCGATGAAATCGGCAACCGTATACCTTTAACCCCGTTGCACATGGCGTCACTCTGGGCAAACTACTCCTTCAGCGGTCCGCTTGAAGGATTAACTGTCGGCTCCGGCGTTCGCTACATTGGCAGCACCTACGGTGACAAAACCAATAGTAAAGACCTGAAAGTTCCCGCCTACACGCTTTGGGATGCGATGGTTCGCTACGACATCAGCAAAGAGTGGCAGGTGCAGGTTAATGCCAGCAACCTGACGGATACCAACTACGTCAGCGGCTGTAACTACTGGTGTTATTACGGTGAAGGTCGTACCGTAACAGCAAAAATCAATTACCACTGGTAA
- the nlpD gene encoding murein hydrolase activator NlpD, giving the protein MNKGSPMMTYRRITLGAVISMVLVGCNSEPNKPAPITSINGSSGTYSSSTASSGGSAGTSTQNTTAMDTSRPNISGDSSAASTSAAPVGENPFQGRPVANAASGNGTTTSGDRIAYNRRYSDIPKGSYNGGPTYTVSRGDTLFYIAWITGNDYRELAQRNNVAEPYALNVGQTLNVGNGANNSTVIAGSQSTSSSSNATQNQASSVDSGNSGAYTDPTSKQNVDKTLPSSQQSTGSTASTTTGTATAGAATSSVSGVRWRWPTEGKVVDNFSTAEGGNKGIDISGSRGQSILAAADGRIVYAGNALRGYGNLIIIKHNDDYLSAYAHNDSMLVAEQQEVKAGQKIATMGSTGTTSVRLHFEIRYKGKSVNPLQHLPQR; this is encoded by the coding sequence ATGAATAAAGGAAGCCCGATGATGACGTATCGGCGTATCACGTTAGGCGCAGTAATCAGCATGGTGTTGGTCGGCTGTAACAGTGAGCCGAATAAACCCGCGCCCATTACTTCTATTAACGGAAGTAGCGGAACCTACTCTTCTTCTACGGCCTCTTCGGGCGGTTCTGCGGGGACTTCTACCCAGAATACGACGGCGATGGATACCAGCCGTCCGAATATTTCTGGCGACAGTTCCGCTGCGTCGACCTCGGCAGCGCCAGTGGGTGAAAACCCGTTCCAGGGGCGACCGGTTGCGAACGCTGCCTCTGGTAACGGCACGACGACTTCCGGCGACCGTATTGCCTATAACCGTCGCTATTCAGATATTCCAAAGGGTTCTTATAACGGTGGTCCAACCTATACCGTTTCCCGCGGCGATACGCTGTTTTACATCGCGTGGATCACCGGTAATGACTACCGTGAGCTGGCGCAGCGCAACAATGTCGCCGAGCCCTATGCTTTGAATGTCGGTCAGACTCTGAACGTTGGCAATGGTGCAAATAACAGTACGGTTATTGCCGGATCGCAATCGACTTCATCGTCATCAAATGCAACACAAAATCAGGCCTCAAGTGTTGATTCTGGAAATTCAGGGGCGTACACTGATCCAACCAGTAAACAAAATGTTGATAAAACGTTACCAAGTTCGCAACAGTCGACGGGTTCAACGGCATCAACGACCACAGGAACGGCAACAGCTGGAGCTGCAACAAGCAGTGTATCTGGCGTTCGCTGGCGCTGGCCTACCGAGGGGAAGGTGGTTGACAACTTCTCAACGGCTGAAGGAGGCAACAAAGGCATTGATATTTCTGGCTCTCGAGGCCAATCGATACTCGCCGCCGCTGACGGTCGTATCGTATATGCGGGTAACGCATTGCGGGGTTACGGTAACCTAATCATTATCAAGCATAATGATGATTATCTGAGTGCTTATGCACACAATGACTCAATGCTCGTGGCCGAGCAGCAAGAAGTCAAAGCTGGTCAAAAAATAGCAACAATGGGGAGTACGGGTACCACCTCTGTAAGATTGCATTTTGAAATCCGCTACAAAGGTAAATCCGTTAACCCGCTGCAGCATTTGCCGCAGCGTTAA